A genomic segment from Nicotiana sylvestris chromosome 1, ASM39365v2, whole genome shotgun sequence encodes:
- the LOC104237297 gene encoding uncharacterized protein produces MIQVISDNGNNFVLAGQLLQRKTKYIYWTPCASHCIDLMLEDIGKIPNIKKTIQRAIALIGFIYGHTGVINMMRDFTKNKELVKCGITRFATSFPTLQRLHCQKTNLRAMFTSECWVVYILKIMGPLVKVLRLTDNEKKPAMGYIYEAMDRAKEAIVKAFNGNSAEYKDIFKIIDERWNPTVENCKEVTNGLYACIEKLVPSIELQDKIISEIPLYTRAEQQFGLPIAKISRTTRSPAPYLQKLAIRILGLTASSAGCERNWSVFEHYNRALKVRYDLRSVIDPISLDYIDHNNEWLIGKMGVNVEVEDELVFEDDSLTWGDVARVSGSEDMLTYTRRQKRQSEVITNASSSRAPRADVVEDENDFDDLHEEEIEGYMSSDTDEGHPSKENYIEEYDYISD; encoded by the exons ATGATTCAAGTTATAAGTGATAATGGTAACAACTTTGTATTAGCTG GTCAACTGTTACAGAGAAAAACAAAGTACATATATTGGACACCTTGTGCATCCCATTGTATAGATCTTATGTTAGAAGACATAGGGAAGATTCCAAACATCAAGAAGACCATCCAAAGAGCAATTGCCCTTATCGGTTTCATTTATGGGCACACAGGAGTCATAAATATGATGAGAGATTTCACAAAAAATAAAGAGTTGGTGAAATGTGGGATTACTCGATTTGCAACAAGTTTCCCGACTTTGCAACGGTTGCATTGTCAAAAAACTAATTTGCGGGCAATGTTTACATCTGAATGTTGG GTTGTTTATATTTTGAAGATAATGGGGCCTCTTGTTAAAGTGTTGCGATTAACTGACAATGAGAAAAAACCTGCCATGGGATACATTTATGAAGCTATGGATAGAGCTAAGGAGGCTATTGTGAAAGCATTTAATGGGAATTCTGCGGAGTATAAAGATATCTTTAAAATCATTGATGAAAGATGG AATCCAACCGTTGAAAATTGTAAAGAAGTAACTAATGGGTTGTATGCTTGTATAGAAAAATTGGTTCCAAGCATTGAATTGCAAGACAAGATCATATCTGAGATACCACTTTATACTAGAGCTGAACAACAATTTGGTCTTCCAATCGCAAAAATATCAAGAACGACAAGATCTCCTG CTCCATATCTTCAAAAGCTAGCCATTAGAATTTTGGGCTTAACAGCTAGTTCTGCTGGGTGTGAGCGTAATTGGAGCGTGTTTGAGCAT TACAATCGTGCATTAAAAGTTCGTTATGACTTGCGGAGTGTCATTGATCCAATCTCATTGGATTACATCGATCACAACAATGAGTGGTTGATCGGGAAAATGGGTGTTAATGTTGAGGTAGAAGATGAATTGGTGTTTGAGGATGACAGCTTAACTTGGGGTGATGTAGCAAGAGTGTCAGGGAGTGAAGACATGTTGACATACACAAGGCGACAAAAGAGACAATCCGAAGTTATAACTAATGCCTCGAGCTCTCGGGCTCCACGTGCTGATGTAGTTGAAGATGAGAATGATTTCGATGACTTACACGAAGAAGAGATTGAAGGCTATATGTCGAGTGATACCGATGAGGGTCACCCTTCTAAGGAAAATTACATAGAAGAATATGATTATATTAGTGATTAG